Proteins from one Rosa chinensis cultivar Old Blush chromosome 7, RchiOBHm-V2, whole genome shotgun sequence genomic window:
- the LOC112175977 gene encoding uncharacterized protein LOC112175977, with protein MADDISETETGLEDSETTKAQLAEFSTKFEAAFSASVDKLQSSVICRLTKNKEPRRECILGPHYSLGMPPAINEVLENSLVDTSCLTGGASWSSWNTNSKQPGSWPKSTPEWKKWVPRMEHFFGRSWKKFGIYDSIKMSEQEIYMDRPLLAAALCFWSSATNTMNLPLGPMSPTLLDMAAIFGFRPNGEEICALANLPSSFHASLRPKVNKDDKKAKQKADATARKLLNYSTFYAEHAIAEDVSTVERHEPTQYEHAAFLLYWLCKYVFCTKSNKCLFEFAGIAEALSLGKPLALGPFVLAYLYRTLRNVVTNNMTLDIGGPLWMFQVWVQTYFHQLRPSHPFDSTVILGRQIISLGPHSHSVAECFAFFLSKKSMTKEEFAICYSRDYPSCLALNITKPWERSLDLSVLLPWGSILISRDINYGLKGTLGRPGVEVYLPNFVARQLGFIQSCPAFFLMSRNRFSSWRDRFTDTAHCSAVTLYYQTQFGNFERFGLSAREPDHRATPTFQTWWSTFIKKKLGEDLRTTERIALYGFPSLFTNKGNDKKKALVAKSKSKEKSKEEQTSKKRESKSGRALPTKKVKKSPDAVESSVTNPADIMVSEDIIFEGDMDNIQNVLAENHIMSGAEDVAETSNASNNNTGSADSGGSPDEAQSENFEHERDDRIDHSSHPPESNMVEIDMDDLGENQLLNIDQPLANSHNLAKDSEDIDVLGREALLNHQTLVPVRGTQSSSTLELVLLNPTEPNPSMSGTLTTFLTEGMPRNDQAIICAPLSAEPVDQTTGDLGLELLQFLDTLDNNMSPVEEKLETTETKKALKSVRQFLGYDTRAVTEASFLAFKEAVEVLISANHLSQVEAYEVHALLSRANFSLSPCLEAQKEFETGEKFMSEYKDIRQSTDLGQLHKLKTSLDEGRQKVRDLKKQLVEAEEQVKITSASIRTIVPQQHLTRYSLILSSVKSYNKKKCILKRKVDQGMEDLEKVKEVLRSLLPSD; from the exons ATGGCCGATGATATATCAGAAACTGAGACGGGGTTAGAGGACAGCGAAACAACAAAAGCACAATTGGCTGAATTCTCAACCAAGTTTGAAGCTGCTTTTAGTGCTTCTGTGGACAAACTCCAAAGCTCTGTGATATGTCGGTTGACGAAGAACAAGGAACCGCGAAGAGAGTGCATATTAGGACCACATTACAGCTTGGGTATGCCGCCGGCCATCAACGAGGTTCTAGAAAACTCATTGGTGGACACATCTTGCTTGACCGGCGGAGCTAGCTGGTCTAGTTGGAACACAAATTCTAAACAGCCAGGGAGTTGGCCGAAATCAACACCCGAGTGGAAGAAATGGGTGCCACGGATGGAGCACTTTTTCGGTCGCTCATGGAAAAAATTTGGTATTTATGATAGCATTAAAATGTCCGAACAAGAAATCTACATGGATCGGCCTCTTCTTGCTGCTGCCTTGTGTTTTTGGTCATCTGCTACTAACACCATGAACCTGCCACTCGGGCCAATGAGTCCAACCTTGCTAGATATGGCCGCAATATTTGGTTTTCGGCCGAATGGAGAGGAGATATGTGCCTTAGCTAACCTTCCTTCCTCTTTTCATGCTAGCCTGAGACCCAAAGTGAACAAGGACGACAAGAAAGCCAAACAAAAAGCTGACGCCACAGCGAGGAAATTGCTTAACTATAGCACTTTCTATGCCGAACATGCAATTGCCGAGGATGTGTCCACGGTCGAGAGGCACGAACCAACACAATATGAGCACGCCGCTTTCCTCCTTTATTGGTTATGCAAATACGTGTTTTGCACGAAGTCGAACAAGTGCTTGTTCGAGTTTGCTGGTATTGCGGAGGCCCTTAGCTTGGGTAAACCTTTAGCCCTTGGTCCGTTTGTCCTTGCCTATCTTTACCGTACTCTGCGTAATGTGGTGACCAACAATATGACACTGGATATTGGAGGGCCATTATGGATGTTCCAGGTATGGGTGCAGACTTACTTTCATCAGCTTCGACCAAGTCATCCTTTTGATTCCACTGTGATTCTCGGCCGCCAGATCATCTCTCTTGGTCCTCATTCACATTCGGTAGCAGAATGCTTTGCTTTCTTCCTTTCGAAAAAGAGCATGACCAAGGAAGAGTTTGCCATATGTTATAGCCGAGACTATCCTTCTTGTCTTGCATTAAACATAACGAAACCATGGGAGAGGTCTTTGGACTTGTCAGTACTTCTACCTTGGGGGAGCATTCTCATTTCTCGAGACATAAACTATGGTCTCAAGGGTACACTGGGTCGGCCAGGGGTTGAGGTTTATCTTCCAAACTTTGTTGCGCGTCAGCTTGGCTTCATACAAAGTTGTCCAGCCTTCTTTCTAATGTCCCGGAATCGTTTTTCTTCATGGAGAGATAGGTTTACAGACACCGCGCATTGTTCGGCCGTTACTCTTTATTATCAGACTCAGTTTGGAAACTTTGAGAGATTCGGCCTGAGCGCCCGTGAACCTGATCATAGAGCAACTCCTACTTTCCAAACTTGGTGGTCAACAtttatcaagaagaaacttgGAGAGGACTTGCGAACAACCGAGCGTATTGCCTTGTATGGATTCCCGAGCTTGTTCACCAacaaag GCAATGACAAGAAGAAGGCACTGGTTGCCAAGTCGAAATCCAAAGAAAAGTCCAAGGAAG agCAAACCTCAAAGAAACGAGAATCAAAGTCGGGAAGAGCTCTGCCTACCAAGAAGGTAAAGAAGTCACCTGACGCGGTGGAGAGTTCGGTCACGAATCCGGCTGATATTATGGTTAGTGAAGACATAATTTTCGAGGGTGATATGGATAATATCCAAAATGTTCTAGCTGAAAATCACATCATGTCTGGAGCTGAGGATGTGGCCGAAACTAGTAATGCCTCAAACAATAACACGGGCTCGGCCGACAGCGGAGGTTCGCCTGATGAAGCACAGTCAGAAAACTTTGAGCACGAG AGAGATGACCGCATTGATCATTCTTCGCATCCTCCTGAAAGCAACATGGTTGAAATTGACATGGAT GACTTGGGTGAGAACCAGCTTCTTAATATCGACCAACCACTCGCAAACTCACATAACCTTGCTAAGGATTCGGAAGACATCGACGTACTTGGCCGAGAGGCATTGCTTAACCACCAAACACTTGTCCCG gtaCGAGGAACTCAAAGCAGTTCAACCTTGGAGTTGGTTCTTCTCAATCCAACTGAACCAAATCCTTCCATGTCCGGAACGCTTACCACCTTTCTTACTGAAGGGATGCCTCGAAATGATCAAGCTATCATTTGCGCCCCATTGTCGGCTGAGCCTGTG gatcaaACAACAGGCGATCTTGGTCTGGAGCTACTTCAATTTCTCGACACACTAGATAACAACATGAGCCCGGTGgaggaaaagcttgaaacaacCGAAACCAAGAAGGCACTAAAATCGGTCAGACAATTTTTGGGTTATGATACGAGAGCAGTAACCGAGGCTAGTTTTCTTGCTTTCAAGGAGGCGGTTGAAGTACTTATTTCAGCCAACCATTTATCTCAAGTAGAAGCTTATGAAGTTCATGCCCTTTTGTCCCGCGCAAATTTTAGTCTCTCTCCCTGCCTAGAAGCCCAAAAAGAGTTTGAAACCGGCGAGAAATTTATGAGTGAGTATAAAGACATTCGCCAGTCTACCGATCTTGGCCAACTTCATAAGTTGAAGACTTCTTTGGATGAGGGAAGGCAAAAAGTGCGTGATTTGAAAAAGCAATTGGTCGAAGCTGAAGAGCAAGTCAAAATCACTTCGGCCTCCATCCGAACCATTGTTCCTCAACAACATCTCACTAGGTATAGCTTGATTTTGTCATCGGTCAAGTCGTACAACAAGAAGAAATGCATTTTGAAGCGAAAGGTCGACCAAGGTATGGAAGACTTGGAAAAGGTTAAGGAAGTTCTTCGATCTCTTCTACCCTCTGACTAG